From Plasmodium malariae genome assembly, chromosome: 4:
agcAAACGTGTGTGTACAATTTTGAGTAATACATTGTTCCTGTTTTGCCTATTCAAATGATGcacaatatttatttttcccttttcttTTAGCTGttgtaaatgaaaaaaaagtagaagaATGAACAccatacataaaatattcaatGAAACAgtctttaatatatttccatttttcagCATAGGCTGATAATAGGCATAATATTAGACTTCCAAAATTAAATTCATATGGattgtaaattatatacatataaacatataagcataatataaacatgtacataaatgtaaaatatctttagggaatagaaaaaaaatgcagagatgcaatgaaaatttaatttcGTCACAGGCATTTAACTAATCACTTAATAAATGTTCATCATCAGGATAATCTGAAGAAGAATCTTCTTGATGAGATGgaataaataagtaaaacaTTTCACTGACAAAATTAGATGTTCTCATAGCTGCGTTAACTAGTAGTTGTACTGGTATCTCTATACCAGCATCTTCAGCAAGCTCTTCATGATAATAACTTATAAGTTGTAAATCGTTAAtaacatcttttttttcttttaaagtatttttacatgatatataacaaaaaagcCCTTTAAAAACGTTTTGTTCAATTtcgaaaatatttttcaatattaataaataattttcatttaaatctTCATCAAGACAAAAATCTGTGATACGGTTTTTTATTCTAAGTGCCATGGAATCTAAAAGTTCAAAAGgtacttttaaattatccatttttttagcatttttaaaaatttcaagTATGATAgtaaaatgattatttatgattctttttttttcttcaataGAAGAACAATGAACTAACTTATTTACATACGTATTAGTTGTTTCAAATTCTAGATTTAAAATTAAGATGataatatcatataattcagatatattataaagatCTTCATTCTCACTCATGTTATCTAGTTCGTCTTGAACAGAATGATCAAGGTTAACATTTTCATCTTGTCCTTCATATTCTTCATAGTTATAAATGTTATAGCCTAATCCATCGACTTCTTCATTATATGCACTGTTATATATGGATCCTTGATCAACAGAACTGTCATTATAGTAGTCACttgttatatatgcatgccCATTATTGTAAAGATAATTATTTGGAGTTTcgttatattcatttatatctCCGTGCACCTCTACTACTTGTCCATTAATTGATGGCAGCAAGGTTCcgtttatattttcaaatgaaTTATCGATTTGCCTTAAAAAGCACAAGACTTGGTCATCAAACAAACtgatattaaatatactttttaaaagtatGTTAAGAgataatagaaaaatgtatttcTTAAACATTTTGCTTCAAATTtagtaattaaaaataaatgaaaatgttaaattaaaattttctttattatcaGTATAGCAGTTCTACAGATATGTAGCTGCTGAGAGTTACACTTAAATGAGACAACTGGATATTAAGTATTTATGATGTGCGCgttatattactatatatatatatatatatatatatatatatatacatacattacgTTTATAATTACTACATTCATGTATATTGCCCCATATGCAAAATTTAGAAACATAGAAGAGTATAATTAGTAGAAAATCTTTTTCTTggtaagtaaaaataattattgtcctaattttaaaaaatacaatttagGAACTTTAAAACCAAAATAGTACTGAAAAACATGATgagtacatatatgcatatattttttttctgttaaaAGGGgactaataatttttttttattttttagatttTATTGCAACAGAAAGgcaatttttaattcataattatataagcaACGCTTTGAGACTTCATATTTTGCAATTTTGCATTTTAGTTATTGTTCTTAATAATAGtgatattttatatgcttaaaaaatttacaaaaaagaaaaagaaaattactactattagtatgtatatatatgcatacaaaaTAGAACAATAGTAAGAGTAAAATAGTtgtaataaatgaaataaagaataaaattgaaataatgATTTAACATATCTTCACTAGTATCATTCTATtgtgaaaataattaaaagttGTTTGCGTACTCACCCCACTACATAGTGAAAATTTGACAGAgttttttgaataaaacTAAActgttgttttttttaaatacaagCATATAAGTACTCCTACAATAATTGAAAgaattgtatattattataattataatataattaaaacgtttttaattataatattttttacgaaCAAACCAATAGTGCATTTTTGTCATacaatattacatattattttgaggagtttttaattataagataaaaaaaaaaaaatacaaaaattgtACCCTAAAATTTCTACTGTTATCAcgtgaaaaaaaagaaaacataataataataaagaaaaaataatagtaatagaaataataatagtaatggtaataataataatagaaataataatagtaatagaaataataattgttataaaaataataattgttataaaaataataattgttataaaaataataattgttataaaaataataattattataaaaataataattataaaaataataattgttataaaaataataattgttataaaaataataattgttataaaaataataataataataataataaagtaatattaaatgaaaaaacttttcttattattctaaaaaattaaaaggaatataaaaatttatttaaaacaataaaagaGATGATTTTTgttcaaaataattttgcaaTGCCGGaattaaatgaaacaaaaaaaaatatataaagcaaataaaatgcaaaaatgcaaaaaaaaaaaaatagatttatGTATTCcgattaaaatattcattatttatatttttataataattaatcccgttaagttatataatatattgaaaaaatatatatagttgaATTGGCAGTAcaagttttatatttttttggatTATGTATTAGTAAACATACTgtagtaaaattaaatatagatTAATATACTGTATGATAGTATTAGCTAAGggataatttataatatgtagGAGCAAGGGTTCTACGTCGTATAAGTATGTAAATATACCtatgtaagtatatgtatgtatatatatatgtatatatgtatgtgtatatatatatgtatgtgtatatatatgtggatgtgtatatttaatgaaaatgttataaaaatgagTGTTCGAATGTGAAATAATAGAAACCAACGACCATTAATAGTAAATACTCATCATATCtctataatgaaataaagaaaaactaaCCATACTACAGCCCTCAATTATTCGATATCTTTAATTTGgttaaaatttcaaaataataaaaattatgaagtaaaaatagaaattcatatatataagtatacattTTCCTTCAACGATTTTCGCCTGtctatttttcatattcataCTGTAATGAAAATTAGGTTTCTTCCATACTTATAACGAAACATCAAAGTAATAATCGAATTCGTAAAAAGAGTTTTAATGTAATACGTCCTTCTAAGTaagatgtatatatattttaaagaccaaaatttgtatataaattaaaaatgtgtatataatttaatcaCTTGTACATTTACAAGTGTCGCTTTCTATTTATGGACTCCTTTTGTTCAAGCATCTACATGAATATTTATGCTTACAGTATGATATTGATAATAagacatgtacatatatatatatatatatatgtatatataacagtCTTCAATGTGAGAAAccattaaaatacaaaaagggGTATTAGTAATTTATAACTTTTACAAGATATAGAGGTTTTAATATATCGAATAAAGAAGCAATGAACATGTAGTAGTATAttccataatatattttttccacctagagtaaattttttttatttctcagCTGTTCATCATAAGtggacattttttttttgatagttttttttccattttccttattaattttttatcctATTTTTTACTTAGGCAACTGTAGTATATATGCTATTTTTATTGCCCAACTACAATAACATTCTTTGCTAAAAAGTTGAGATGattttatatgtatcatCCGTTTAAGTAAACATCATTccatgtatgtacatatgtaaataaatatatatattttacaataaaaaaacatttgtACATTAGTTTTATCGTTTAAGTAAATTGTATTTATAGTATAAAGGCCATAAGTTTTATAATTAAggaaaaacttttttttttcttttttttcttaatagaatattttcgtttcatttataatttgACAAAAAAGGACAATTAATTTTGGGGAGTCCATATATAATTGCATTTTGTagtcatttatttttcattcgaAGGTAATTTTGTGCTTTAGTAAATAGCGGAAATTacttatataatgtatatatatataaatgataaaagaaagcaaaatatattttgtgttGTCGCCAACAAAATTACAGCAACagtaaaaaaacataaatactCTTAACAgtattcaatatatatatatatatatatatatatatatatatatatatatatgtatgcatatatataaatatatataaatatatataaataagtatatataattattattgtcaCGTTTTTTTTGgttcattaaatttaatcgtatatatgatattttattacaaattaaattttgttttaaaaaagactttttttatagatcATTTGGTTAATATCCTTTTTtcatgatttttttttcccccttatatattttaaaattatatgcaaaaaaaaaaaaaaaggttttcagaattcttatatatttattcatagaTAAAATACagttgtatgtatataatgaaaatatatttgctaGGTTTATATTATAGAATGAAAAATTTGCAAATTTCTTAAgacatgaaaaaaatatttttttcacttttttaataaagcaAATAAGAAAAGATATGCCTCCCCACTAGGTAAATAATATCGAATCGCACTATAAATTGCtgctatattattattttaattttttaacttttatttattgttatatatatgaatttgtATTTTCTCTAAATTCTCTTTTGGtcaattttattctattccCTTGTTTTTAATCTAATACTGCAGaagtataattaaattagttaaaaattaaagataataaattaaaaaaaaaaaaacattttaattacattcaataaagaaaaatggataaatttGGAACCTGGaattgttataaatattatattgatgaatcatataataaataaaattaaagacaAATTTATTAGgataataaaagataaatttttaaaaaataaatataaaaaaaagaaaataaaaaaaaaaagaagatataattaatattacttCTAATAATATTGCCCTAtctacataataaatatatatatatattattattattaatttcttaaatacattttcttatcatttttatctctttttaaaaaaaaaaaaataaaaatttgtttttttgtaaaacttaccttttaataattaaaac
This genomic window contains:
- the PmUG01_04030000 gene encoding conserved Plasmodium protein, unknown function, yielding MFKKYIFLLSLNILLKSIFNISLFDDQVLCFLRQIDNSFENINGTLLPSINGQVVEVHGDINEYNETPNNYLYNNGHAYITSDYYNDSSVDQGSIYNSAYNEEVDGLGYNIYNYEEYEGQDENVNLDHSVQDELDNMSENEDLYNISELYDIIILILNLEFETTNTYVNKLVHCSSIEEKKRIINNHFTIILEIFKNAKKMDNLKVPFELLDSMALRIKNRITDFCLDEDLNENYLLILKNIFEIEQNVFKGLFCYISCKNTLKEKKDVINDLQLISYYHEELAEDAGIEIPVQLLVNAAMRTSNFVSEMFYLFIPSHQEDSSSDYPDDEHLLSD